The following DNA comes from Acidianus infernus.
ATATTAAGGAATTTTTAATAGAGAAATGGGGTAAAAGGAAAATAATTGTAGCGGACGATAGGGCGTTAACTTTCTTAGCAAATATTCAGGGATATAAAACTGTATATCAATCTACAGCCCTAGGATTATCTGCCGCTCAGCCAACCCTAACAAAATTTATCTTACAGCAATTAAGATGGGCAAGGAGCGGTTATCTTTATCTAATTAAAGATATCAAAACTGGACTTTTCTTCAAATCAACTAGAAGATATAGGTTCCAAATGCTTACTTATCTCCTTGCTCCGGTATCATTTACAGTGGCCTGGGTTCAAACGCTTTTGGCTAACGTAGAAGTAGTTAATATTATTGGAGCTTATATAAATTCTATAGTATCACTTAATATTCCAATTATATTATATTCTATATTTGTCTTCATATTAGGGCTAACAATGACTCTTAATTTCAGTCTGAAAGCATTGGGTATAGATTATAATGAAATAAAGAAGTTATCAATAACCGCATTCGATTACGTGATATTAGGCATTATAGGATTATTTGTAATATACCCAATGAGTTTGTACGCAATGTTAACTTATAGGAACGTAACATCATGGTTAACGAGGTGAAATGTAATGGGTTTATATTTAAAAACTAAAAAAGGAATAAAATGTGAAGTTTGTAACACTATTAACAATCCGAAGAGTTTGTTCTGTAAAAAATGCGGAAGTCTATTACATCCTGAGTATAAAACTAAAATTATCATGAGATACTTACTAGATGTAGTTCTAAATATTAATAAATATCATAATATCTTGCAATCTGTTAGAGATTATGAGATATATGGAATTAAAATAGATCATTATCTTGAGTTTGAAGACC
Coding sequences within:
- a CDS encoding zinc ribbon domain-containing protein; the encoded protein is MGLYLKTKKGIKCEVCNTINNPKSLFCKKCGSLLHPEYKTKIIMRYLLDVVLNINKYHNILQSVRDYEIYGIKIDHYLEFEDHIELISVISRTDDLLKHMPIFSTDGKKKVVNILLVAINIEAEKLVNILKLATLLRPATSLKTENFKVYKVTENLD